In Nostoc piscinale CENA21, the genomic stretch ATGTACAAAAGTTCGTTCTGTCTTGTCCTATTTTTTGACTCCATATTCACTGGAATTCAGTTAAATTGCCATTTTATAATCAGAACCAGTAACCAAAAGTATGCAGCAAGTTTTGGCATTAATCGAAACTAAAAAACAAGAATTTGCTAATTTGCCTTTATTCTCTTTTATGCAAAATCAAAGCATACACCCCAAAGATAGGCTTTGTTTTGCGCCACTAATTGTGCCTTTGGCTATGGGTTTTGGTGAATTATGTAACTATGTTTTCCGCGAAGAACCAACGACTAACAAGGTTCAAGCCTTACTAAACCGACATACATACGAAGAACATTTTCATTGGCAATGGTTGTTAGAAGATTTAGAAAAGCTTGATCTGCATCATTGTTCTAAATTAACTGATGCAATGTTATTTAGCTTTGGTGATGCTACTTTGAAATCACGCAATGTCTGTTATCAACTACATCATCATAGTTTCCAGGCAGATCCTGTTGTTAAATTTGCAGCAATGCAAGTTGCTGAAGCCACAGCCAATGTGTTTTTTAATGTCTCACAGCCAGTAGCTTTGGAATTAAAGGCAATCACAGGTAAGGAGTATCGTTATTTTGGGATGTGTCATTTACACGAAGAAGAACATCACCATATCAATACCCCAAACATTGTGAGTTTCTTTCAACAAATAGAACTGAATGATCAGCAAAGACAGCAAGCCCTACTTGCAGTAGAGGCAATCTTTACAGCTTATACAGAAGCAATGATTTCTTTTTTGGACTTTGCCAAACAACAAATGTCAATACAGCAAACTAAAATTATGGTGGAATCAGTTAACTAGTGTAGGAAACTTTGAGTTTAGTCAAAAGTTCAATTCTTTCCATAAAAAAGAGATAGCTATGATCTAACTATCTCCTTTTTGATCAATGTTCCAATTAACTAATAACCTGATCAACACCAGCGAGTACAACCTGCTGTGTTTGTGGCAATAAACGCTTCACACCTTGGTTAACAAAACCTTGCAGAAAAGCCATCTGCTGATTTTGCTGAAATACCTTTTGTAATGTTTGGCGCAATGTGTCGAGATTTAAAGCATTTCCTGAGTTTAATGCGATTTCCTGCTGCTCAAAATACGCTACTAGACTCAATCCTGCAATTCTGGTGAGATAAGCAGCACTGACACCTTGCACTAGACCACCAGCAACAAAAGTGATGGCGTTACTCTTAAGGACGGTACTCACAGCTTTTGTCGAAATTTCTACTAAACCCAACTTCAGCATCAAACTTCCCATCGTCCCAGCTACAGTTTTTGCCTGTTCTAGAGATAATTTCTGCTGATAGATATTACCTAAATCAACGACCATTTGGGCATTTATGGCCGCAGTTGCCAGTATATCTAAGGCGGGTACTGGGTTAGCAAAGGCTGTAGCCGCAGCTATCCATTGATATTGTTCAATAATGGGGGTAGCGCGATCGCACCTAATTTGATTCAACCAATTTTTTGCCTCAGCTTTCAGCGCCACAGCTTTTCTCATAGTCGTTGTCCAGACTAACTTTTGACCTTGCTGTGCTGAAACTGCGTTTAATTGCTGCGTGAGTTGGGTAATATCTGGTGCTGGTTGTTCCATCCATTCTTGTACAGAACCATCAGCTTCATGTTTCCGCACTTTGATAGGAACTGGAGATACCGCAGTTGCTACCACATTACCGGGAATTCTTTGTTGTAACGCCAGCAACAAACTAGCACGTTCATCAGCTAAATACTGGTCTTGTTTGTTAAACACCAGAATTGTAGATTGATTTGCTGCTTTGAATTTTTGTAAGGTTTGGTGTTCTGTTTCCGTTAAGTCACCGTTGATGAGAAACAACACAACATCAGATTTGGCCACTTCTGCTAAAATTGCTGCGTCTGGCTTGTCAGTTGTTTCCTGAAATAAAGGTGCTGTTTCTTGCA encodes the following:
- a CDS encoding YcjF family protein; translation: MVVKLERPILVGGLGLSFSLWILQSWQDSIVQVGEFGLLSTLAVGGGLWLWQQNRPKASLESLDCTPVDRATAESAIAEAEAVINQLAQEAENHTSLNTLREKLTYLSLELDRQEIKVAVTGGKAVGKSSLIQVLNSSGWQEKQPKLHLQETAPLFQETTDKPDAAILAEVAKSDVVLFLINGDLTETEHQTLQKFKAANQSTILVFNKQDQYLADERASLLLALQQRIPGNVVATAVSPVPIKVRKHEADGSVQEWMEQPAPDITQLTQQLNAVSAQQGQKLVWTTTMRKAVALKAEAKNWLNQIRCDRATPIIEQYQWIAAATAFANPVPALDILATAAINAQMVVDLGNIYQQKLSLEQAKTVAGTMGSLMLKLGLVEISTKAVSTVLKSNAITFVAGGLVQGVSAAYLTRIAGLSLVAYFEQQEIALNSGNALNLDTLRQTLQKVFQQNQQMAFLQGFVNQGVKRLLPQTQQVVLAGVDQVIS